Below is a genomic region from Anoplopoma fimbria isolate UVic2021 breed Golden Eagle Sablefish chromosome 20, Afim_UVic_2022, whole genome shotgun sequence.
AAGGGAAACCTAAACCTCTTGGAGTAAGTTGAATTGTTTCATACACAAGAAGAATCATGATCATAGAATATTTCATAGCTTTATACTAGTATTTTTGTCTGGAACCACCGTTGTAATGcagtttttgtctctttttttcattaggCAGCCCAAGCCATCGCTGGTGTGTTCATTCTCACGCTCAGCTTGGTTTTTACTGAGACAGGCGACTCCACCAGGATCTACACTCTACCCAGTGTTCTGGTAAATACAATTGCAAAACTACAAATTTAATCAACTCCAATAAGTAAGTTACCACTCATGATAACTGTGTGGAAATACAATTAGAAACCAATTCTATAGACATTTCCATTGCTTTTTACTTATTGTTTAACAGGGAACTGCATAAATATGCGTCTGTTCTTCTACTTCCTTTTACTTCAGTGACATTTCAATTTCCCTGCATGGGGTCAAACacatttatctatctatctttatcTTGTATTCTTTTGATACTTcaaaatattctttatatttatatttctgtgttaaataattgacatgtttttattaatatcttAGTTTGTGGTCTGTGGCATCCTGTCCTATGCAGCTGGACAGTCTCCAAACATGCACGTggtaagttaaaaaaaaaagtttttgttcgCAAGTAAAAAATCATCtaaaatatgtgaataagaggtgatttaaaaataatggcATGCGATGAATGGATAGCATTATTTTGGATACAGTAgtataatattttgaatgcatccaacagctgttttttatgcTATGTTTCTGCTATTATCTTCTAGGTCAGACTTTTGTCCAAATTTAGATTGTGATTCAGATACATTAATCCAAACCAAAACTGGTATCTCCTAAATATATAAAGTGTTTGACAATGCTTTCAAAACATGGTGTCATAGTACTTGGCTGTTGCATAATAACTCAATTATTTTTGCCATCCaattagactttttttctttgtaaactTAAACCAAAAAGTGAATAATTGTTACTAAATTTGAATTTTAAGAATTTTGATCTTATGAAATCTAAAAGAGATTTTTCTAATGATTTTCAGTAATGCCTGCAATGTTCATGCCTCTTTCACCTTCCAGACAAAGCTGTCGTTCACTGTGAACATCATCAGCTTCTTCTGGTCCGTTGCAGCAGTTATTATCTGCGCGATGTTTCTTGGTCCACaacaaaacagcacaaacaataaaaaggtaTGATAGCATTTATCTTCTATAAAGTAACATCTGTTGCTC
It encodes:
- the LOC129110183 gene encoding uncharacterized protein LOC129110183, which codes for MKKTFVCDESMIITIPIGSLRDAGEGQLMPDKFQCVYRDSYKVFAIKGKPKPLGAAQAIAGVFILTLSLVFTETGDSTRIYTLPSVLFVVCGILSYAAGQSPNMHVTKLSFTVNIISFFWSVAAVIICAMFLGPQQNSTNNKKLFEGIQGLILTLLVIEKLIALP